The DNA segment TGACTCTGTACCTATGACCAAGTGGAAAGAACATGCGTCATGAGAATGGAGGATCATGGTTCCATCccagccaaaaattaaaaaaaaaaaaaatggtacTTGTAACCCTGGCTAGCTTTCAGGTGTAAGGGGTAGAGCAAGGACTAATTGCCTCCGAGTTAGATTACTGTGTGGCTGTTTGAATGGTTtgctgttttacgccacactcagtaatattccagctatatgggggtgatctgtaaataactgagactgtggtgtgacaagcataggttactgaagacccaattctaacccagattggGATCACTTGGTCAGGCTCcctggtttggttgacacatgtctttggttcccagttgcgcagatcaatgctaatgctgttgatcactggattgtctggcccagactcgaatatttacagacctcctccatatagatggaatattgctgagtgcagcgtaaaactcagctcacacactcattctaacccagatcttcatgggggtATAGATTACACTGTCAGTGGGGTATCCAACTGCAGTTTGGTATCTCAGTGGTTTGGCGCTATAAAGCTTTCATTTGTTTGGACCAGTACATGCAGCACACTGCCACCATGTAGATGAAAAATTGTTGTGtggtgtttaacaacaaacaaaccacccTCCTCACAAAATATGCCGCACATGCAAAcaggcatacatacacacacacacgcacgcacccacgcacacacatgcacacccaTACATGCATGACTTGAGCAATCATCTTGAATGCAATGTTAGTTCCCATTTCAACTTGCCTCACTCATTCATAGGTTTCACTTGTGCGACTTCActtgaaagtggcataaaactcccactcattcactcattctcttgtAACAGGTGGATGACAAATGTGTTGGCACAGCAGGATTCAGTGTTGGGGAGCTGTCGGCTCTAGTCTTTGCTGAGGTGCTTACATTCGAAGATGGTAAATAGCTGTGTATAAGGAAGAGTAACTAGTTAACTGAGTCGGATATAAGTCtcttaagcaaatattttctgtaaCTGTCATTTGATAATAAGATAATAAGATCTCCATGATAGTCATGGAGATATATTTGATGTTTCTCACTAAGATCATGAATGTGCTGGCGATATGaggttttgttttcagattctTTTGTCCCATGAAATTCTTGCTTTACATGCTTCAGTTTCGTTTTGAAAACAGATTTGGTTAAATCAGTAATACATTATTACAATCTTCAACTGTTCTTAAATGGCACATTTTGCAGATTGAATTCtgatatttttctgaaattcaGCTTCAGACTTGGTGAAATCAAGTGAACATTGAACAACATTTTTTGCCCAAGGCATAAAAATTTAGGAGTCATGTCACACTGCTGTCATAGACATGTTTATGGGAGTCAAATAAACAGGTTTTCGGCATCAGTGCCTAAAAATTGAGGAGTCGTCATGACTCCTtatgtcatgagagggagtcatggacttGTTTTTAGGAGTCAATGACGGAAGTATTCTGCATAATGGCAAGCACTGAAACAAAATCGTAAATAGAGTTATGACAAGCAGAAGGTTTAGCTTAAACATTTAGACtgcagtcctgccccacaatgaagcGTATCTGACGTGTGTGGTGTCACCCAATGCAAGTGAGTTTGTCTATAAATTGGCACTGTCCACCCAGTAGTGATTGGGTACCTGGAGGGACAAGAAGGTCATGTTTCACTTAATGTGGGTGAACAGGGGTTATAATATTTGTTACAcaatgttttgaaagggtgAGGCAGAACCGAAGAAAATACAAACtttacaagggtcttacagtTCTGTACTCCCCTTCAAATCACTGtgtgatgaatttattacccttaagatctTTTAATTTAGGTTATCATTAAAGAAAAACATTGAACCTTCAGCAGAATGAGAcacaaaatgttttgatattgcttgaacagtcacaaagggggataactcagGGTGGCTTAgtttatgataaaaatgattGTATTTGAAGTGAAATACAGAAAGGTTATATTTTGGGGATATTTTTATTGACACAATCAAATAAGAAATTACAGCAAAAGCTTTGCTGCTCTGCTTATTTTCATACGTCAGCTCTAAAATTTCGAAGCGATCATCTGTTTATGGTCAAGGTCGTTTAGTGTGTCACTTGACAGATATGACAGGGTGTATGGTTTTGTATGCTTTGgctattgaccaatcagaattcgaCAAATTCATCTTAAGGCTAATAATatcaattatgttgttgaatGTGCTAAGAGCTTACCTATGCAGCATGGAGCTCAGTGCCATTTACATGGCCTTATTGCATGTTGAACCCATAGTCTTAAAATATCACAAAGAGGGAAAGTTTGCTGCTCATTGCTGTTTTTTCAGCTGTAGAACTAGTGAAAGTACGTGCGGAAGCCATGCAGAGAGCATCAGAGGAGACACCAAGTGGTATGATGACAGTGTTCTGTGGCCATGACACGAAGCTGAACTTTGCCCTCCATGCTGCGAAGGAGTACTGCCGAGTGAAGCTTCATATGCCAAATCCCGTCTGCTGCATCGCCAACTATCTATTCCCAGAATGTAAAGTCGTTGCAGGAAATATGGAGGTGAGTATACCTGTATGTAATTTCATTAAATGATTATCttcattgtaattacccattaTTGATGGTATATaagttagagaaaacacttctcctcggttttggtagacaatgtaaaaccatcgggaTCAGGAAAATCCCTCCCCTTCCAggtttacattgtctaccaaaacctcggaggcatGTCTTGTCCTATACTTCCAGGCTCGTGGTGAACTGTTGACTTTTCGTATGTCTTATAGATTTCTCTTCAGATTTCTTTTCTTTGATAAcacttacattttcattttgggattCTTGTTTTTCTTCACTTCCAGGCACTTGACTTCTTGGAAAAGAATCACCGAGATTTCCGCATCCGCCGTCTAAAATGGCTCCCTGTGAGTGGAGCCTTTCACACCAGCCTCATGGACTCAGCCAAGGCTCCATTCCGGGACAAGCTCAAGCAGTTGGAGCTTAAGAAACCATGTGTTCCTGTCTACAACAATGTCAATGCCAGCCGATACAAGAATGCTAGGAATGTTGTTGACTTGTTGCCCAAACAAATGTGCAGCCCTGTCAAATGGGAACAGACAATGCATGTGTTGTATTCTCGTGATCAGGGGAAAGCCTTTCCTAAGACCTTCGAAATTGGCCCGGGAGGTCAGTTAGGGGTGCTGCTGAATAAGGTAAATCATAAAGCTGGACTGCATCTTTTTCGAGTGGATGTGTAGGACTAATGATTTTGCAAACTCTGTTACTGGTATATTATgttaaatgtttgtttctttgattCTCATCTCAGCTGTATTGAagttatatgacagcagtctatgaataatcaagtgtggccagacaatccagtgactgacattatgaacatTGATCTTAGCAGTTGTGATACAATGATATTCATTTAACAAGTCAGCTGACCGACCTGCTAATATTCTTACATCAAGCATTGGTTGCCAAAGACCAGTTTTAACTTGAATCTGTGCACAGTTTATGGATAAAACTATATTGAAATAAGGTGACATTAAGGAGATATTGAtagttttagtgagtgagtgagtgagtttagtttacaccaaactcagcaatattccagctatatggcagcggtctgtaaataatcaagtctggatcagatagtccagtgatcaatagcataagcatcgatctgcacaattgggaattgatgacatgtcagcatACCTGATAGTTttaatgttttgatgttttaaagAATCTGAGGTGGACCAAATATGATGGTTAATTTTGTTGTTGGTTAGGATAATCCAATGTGTGATCAAATTTAAGTATGTCGTGGATCTGTTCACTGCCCTAAACTATGGTGATGTACCTTTATCACTCTAGAATGAACTATTGAAATCAATATTGTGTTGATATCGTTGATTGGAAGTTTCAGTGATCATGTACACCCACTATATATCTTCACTAATACTGAGACTACTTGTTCTGTATGCGAGAGTAATAATGACCTATGTGTGCATTGTACTTGGGGCTATGAATGAACAGGGCCAATTGGTTCGATGTTTAAGATGTAGCACGTGGttaattttatgctgcacttagcaatgttccagctacgtGGTGActatcagtaaataatcgagtctggaccagacagtcaacagcataagcatcaatctcccaaatgggaactgatgacgtgtgtcaaccaggtcagcaagcatgatcacccgatcccgttagtcgccccttactaCAAGCAGAGCCGCCTTTCGCTGCTAGcatgttgatgtttgtgttgtctttgtGCATCTTCACCATCATAAATATAAATTTCTGTCACAGAAATGtattacattattattattacatttgtttttttatttttattatttatatccAGAATTAAAAAGTAGgtgatatatattgatataatgATAAATGATGAAAACGTTATTAGCAGAAGCATTGTCAGACAACTTAATGTTGTTATAATGGGTTTTGATAATTGATGTTTAATGCAGAGCTCAGCTCCAATGCAGCCCGTAATGTACTGTTATCattgactgatatcatgagcattaaaTTGTGCAGTAGGGATAGCATACAATTATCGATTTCTAGTGAGGTTGATCCAATGATTTATCTACCTTGGAAGTGATAAGACAAAAGTACTGACACTGTCATAATCTTCATGGTGTCGTGTCGTCTGCCATTTTGATACAGATAGGACATAAATCTAAACCAACAGTCACAGGGATGAAGTGATGCCTATCGCTTCTTTATCTGGCATGATGCAGACAGCGCAGAGTTCCCAGCTGGAAGAGCCCAAATCTATTTTTAGCCATGGGAGGGGCTTGGATTGTTATAACAACCTCCCAGGACAGTGAGGTTGACATCGGTTAGTGTTAATGCTGTCATGTGACCAACTGGGCCAATCAAAAAGGCAGAAATATACCCGTGATATAATAACACACATAAGTGAAGCGAGGGAAACTGACCACCTCATCCTGATAACATCCTCTTTATATGATGTTGCCTATAAAGTAGTTCtgtgttgtttttcagtgtttcaATAGCAGGATTCATACTGAACGACTTTGAACcagtggggtagtccagtggttaaagtgttcactcattgtgccaaagatccaggttcaattcccaacatgggtacaaaatgtgaagccaCTTCCATGTGCCCctagccatgatattgcagaatattgcaaaaggaCATACTCActacttttatgaaactgtggAATGTTGCTCATGGTATCAGTCACTAGTTTGTGTGGTCTAGGGCTGAAATCTGCTGGCAGTATATAGTTGTCCCCATGTGTCAAACAATGAAGCTGATTAAGTTCTGAGCCaccttgagcaatattccagcaaaatcaccaTGGTGGACTCCAGGAATGGGTCTCACACATTATGCCAATGTGGGGACTCAAACTTAGATCTTCAGCAAGATGAGCAAACTCTTGAACCACTTACCCACCCCCTAACCCacgagacccatgaaggtccctgggtggaataggccttcagcaacccatgcttgccatgaaaggcaactgtgcttgtcgcaagaggcgactaacgggattgggtggtcaggctcgctgacttggttgacacatgtcatcggttcccaattgcgcagatcgttgctcatactgttgatcactggattgtctggtccagactcgattatttacagaccaccacaatatagctgaaatattgccaagggtggcataaaactaaactcactcactcactcctaaccCACGATCAAAAGgatcaaaagaaaacaaaaatcttCAACACCAGTTTACATTTTATTACTTGTTCATTCTCTCGATGGCAGCAATAATGCATTCTGCCTTCAACAGGGACATACAGCTATCATTATGACGGGCTGGATTACAAACGATGAACACAACAAAACCACACTACAGAACACCACACAGGTACACAACAGAACACTATCACAAGACAAAAGAAAACGTGGTTGGTAACTTAACAATCCATGGTGTAGATGGGAGGGAACATCCTCATTCATCAGGGTATTACATCTGTGTTATAATAAACATTTGAGATTATCCCCATAGCTTCTTCAAGGGAGAGGGTAGGGTTTTATGctgatttagcaatattccatccaacAATTAAAACGTGTatcacacattatatccatggGGAATCTAACCGAGGTTTAGACAtgtaaatgctttaacctctCACCTACCCTTCAACTCAAGGGGCAAATTTACTCCTGTATCTTACTAATAAGAAAACTACTTGCTTGTGAGGGTAATTTAGTGGATGGCTAAAAGTAACTCGACTTAAATGACAAAGTCTTGGTAGTTGAAATGGGAGAGTGGTCTTTATTAAAATATAATAGCGATTTATTACCCTGCATAAAAGAGGATGGGTCAGAGGTTGGTGATATGGTTAGCAGTGATCAAGCATTTGTGGTTGCTGCTTGGGGAACTAACAAATAATTTGGGTATTTGTCAAAGCCCACTTCCTTCGTTAGGATGTTAGCGTGATTTTCTGTTAACACCAACAGAGGACATGGAAACTCATTTGAAGCCCCTTTGAACACTCATTTGAACATTATAATCTTATTGCTAAAATGACCGGTTTAATAATACATATTACAGCTAACAGCTCATGTGCATTCCTTGAAAAATCAACTCTGGTATGCATCAGGGTACCCATGtgcaaagcgatcttagcgataagttgactgtaactcccataccttgcCATAGACataaggtagtcttagtgctaagttgactgtaactcccataccttgcCATAGacataaggtagtcttagcgttaagattgttttgtacaactGCACCCTGCTCTTCAACTGAACAGAACTTGCTGTGAAGACAGGATTCAGGCACAAGGGGTGGAAGAAACCATTTGATTTCAGTTCAGGATCTGAATCTTTTGAGAAAACTTTGTTCAGCTACGTGCTCTGGCTTAAACATGAAGCAGTGTGGTTGACATTTGATAAACCTCTTGGACATTATAAAAGAAAGAATTGACATTCTCCTTGCTTCAAAAAGCatccctgacctacacaactCGGATATGATGATATCTGTCAggtgaccaccagatcctgttagttgcctgttatgacaagcatgggttcgtGAAGAACAGTTCTATCCTGGAATTGGGGGAACTTCTACACTGACTATTACAGCTAATTGATTTGCCATCAAACTGTAAAACTATTTCCAACTAATGTAACTGGGATAAACCATCAGGTGTTGACCGTGACGTCAGTTGCCACTGTTAAGTGTATTCAGGAGAAATCAGTGGGTAGATGGCAGTGGTTGTCTCCTGGTTgtatactgaaggaaacaaataagggaacaaaaCACACCACAGTGTTACTTGATACTGTGAAAAAAATAACAGAATATTAGAACttagtgttcccttatttgttttcttcagtATATGTCAGTTATAAGGGACAAAATAATAACACTTCTCGCTGAACAGTTAAAATGCATCCAATAAATAGTTCTGTTTTTCACTGCTGGTAATTCTACACCATTTTCAAGGAACTGATAATAATCAAAGTCTCATCTCTGTTTCATGTGCGAGATTTACCGATATCTCGAGATCAGTACCACTAGAGTGTACCGGTCCATATAGTCCCTTGATATGTTGTAGGCTGTTATTAAATTGGTCGGAAGAAGTTCCCTGAGTTGGATATTATATTCAAATCGGTTTAGTACAGCTGAGTGATTCTAATGTGAATGAGTGTTAATCTGTTACCATGGTGTTTGCTAATTCTAAACTTGACTAGCTGTTAGTAAGTGGTGATTTTAGTGCAACTGATATGTTTCTTTTATAAAAATTgtaatcaaaatattttctcagCAGATTAAATCAAGTAACATGGTACTTTTCATCTGAAAATTTGAACACTGTGTGTacatttctgaaaaaatataaatgtaaacatattCCGATAAAATAACGGCTTAAACCTGTATATAACCTGCTATGAGTGACTTTGGTGGTTTGGGGGTGGGAAAGGGGGAGAGGGGAAGATGCAAGagcgagttgagttttatgctggcTATACCCCAGTTTAAGTCATACTCAGTTGTGTCAGTCATACTCAATCATGTCAGTCATGTCAGCTTGTGTCAGAGGTAAACCTGAAGTGATGCAAGTTGTAAACCACGGTCATGAGACCACTTGGGCATGTTCAGTCACACATCATCTTATTAGccaaatatgatatatcatcaaaaatcataTGTCACTAGCCAAATATGGCATACCATCAGCTAAACATGATATATCAGCCAAACATGGTATATCATCAGCCAAACATGGTATATCATCAGCTAAACATGATATATCAACATGGGGTATTGTGACTCAAACATTATATATCGTCAGCCAAACACCATATCTTAGCCACAGGTTGAAGTCTCATCAGTCTAGCATGACAAACATCATCGGTCAAACATGACATTTTCTGCCAAACATTATATCATTAGCCAAATAGGACATACTTAAGCCAATACAGCCACTAGAGCCATatggttacaaaaacaaaacacaacctaCACCACAAGTGCAACTACCCAGTTACATTATAACTTCCGTAACTAGCATTGCATCACAGATGGTTGTATGCATAAATCTAGATGAAGTGTCCTTTTTGAGTTAATGATGGTTAGAACATGTACACACTGGTCAGACTTTCAGATGATTCTACAAGCTACCTGTACTTGGAAGACAAGGAAGTAACACACCTGAGACATCTGTCCTCATGTAGTGGAAGATACGACACCTTTCCTACAAAGCTGGGGCAAATATCagagttttgattttgattttgaatgaCATGAAGTTTTATGTTCAGTCACATAATGGATTTATGCTTGAGCCACTGATCAAGTCTGATCACTATCAGTAAGTCACTAGTTTTGTATAAATGATACAATTATACATTTCATCAATACTGACAAAAATgatttttgaaaaagaaaacatagtTCATagttatactgaacagcaaaagaaacgctggTTTTGAAGAAATGATATCTTGTAAAAGTAAACTTTAATATAGTTCTaaaaaaaactaaacaaaaaagttgcatttcttttgctgttcagtatatgtaaaCTACAATATAAAACGTTATATGTTAAGTAACGTGATGTAGCTTTGCCCCTCCTGGCTGGTGTATTTTCACAATCCTCTTCATTCCGCATGCAGCTGGAGAAACGGCTGTGAAACGTGTGTGTAATGTCTGTGTCAGCTCTTGTTTTGGAGATCTCCAGTGGAACATTAAATATGGAACTCAGCTTATGGATTTCACCAATGTGACTTAATAATTGTCCATTTTTCCCACTGCAGATCTCTGAATCCAAACTGGATAAACATGGATCATATCTCTGACTTATCAGACACTTCTCTCATTCATCAAACAACTGAATTTCAAACACTCTAGTcatttgacattttaaaattaATTTAAAGGAACACAGCCACACATGAATGAACCTGTAATAGGAAACAATGCCAGCACATAAAATAGCCATATTTACATTTGTCGTAACTTCCAAAATTTAATGTATGGAAGTGTAGTTGCACAAGAGACA comes from the Haliotis asinina isolate JCU_RB_2024 chromosome 12, JCU_Hal_asi_v2, whole genome shotgun sequence genome and includes:
- the LOC137257878 gene encoding probable malonyl-CoA-acyl carrier protein transacylase, mitochondrial; translated protein: MASCCRFTYRCLRFRGSSSLFKLHNQTILLGRTFSSGDDHDTSEPRIPRRFLKKLEKLNTKETKYEISFSEKRTPNSSHVIHDEKHTPERVAKLVRESVTLTSDTLPEFPSDIKGYHYKKRLQSNKAYRPATDPSLTSIVLFQGQGSQFVGMGKDLLPYPGVKELFDKASTILGYDLLKICLKGPFEELRKTVYCQPAILVTSLAALIKLRELHPEVDDKCVGTAGFSVGELSALVFAEVLTFEDAVELVKVRAEAMQRASEETPSGMMTVFCGHDTKLNFALHAAKEYCRVKLHMPNPVCCIANYLFPECKVVAGNMEALDFLEKNHRDFRIRRLKWLPVSGAFHTSLMDSAKAPFRDKLKQLELKKPCVPVYNNVNASRYKNARNVVDLLPKQMCSPVKWEQTMHVLYSRDQGKAFPKTFEIGPGGQLGVLLNKVNHKAGLHLFRVDV